The nucleotide sequence CAGGCGCAGGAGGCCGTGGTCCACGAAGACCGCCAGATGGTCCACCCCGGCCCTGGCCAGGAGGAGGGCTAGGGTGCTGGAGTCCACCCCGCCGGAGACCGCCAGGAGGACCCGATCCTTTCCCACCTTGGCCCGCACTTCCCGGATCAGGTCCTCTAAGATGTGCTCTGGGGTCCAGTCCCGGGGGATCCCGGCCGTCTCCAGAAAGTTTTCCAGTATTTGCATCCCCTTGGGGGTGTGGGCCACCTCGGGGTGGAACTGGACGGCGAAGGTTTTGCCGTCGGGGGCCTCCATGGCCGCTACAGGGTTCTCCTCGGTTTCCGCTGCCACCCGCCATCCCGGGGGAAGCTGGGTAACCGCGTCTTGGTGGCTCATCCAAACCTGGACCTCGCCCTTTAGGCCCCTAAAGAGGGGGCCTTGGTAGCGGGTGAGGAGGGCTTTGCCATATTCCGCCCGCCCGGCCCGCTCCACCTTGCCCCCAAGCTCCTGGGCTAAGAGCTGCATGCCGTAGCAGATGCCAAGGGTAGGGAGGCCCAGGGCCAGCACCTGGGGGTCGGGCCGGGGGGCTTGGGGGTCAAAGACGCTTTTGGGACCCCCGGAGAGGATGAGCGCCTGGGGCTTGTGCTTGAGAACCTCCTCGAGGCTCACCGTCCCCGGCAGGATCAAGGAGAAGACCCTGAGTTCCCTGAGCCTCCTGGCGATGAGGCGGGTGTACTGGGAGCCGAAGTCCAGGACCAGGACCATGTAGGCTAGTTTACCGGGTAGAAGGAGGAAAAGTACTTGGCCTGTTAAGCTCTCCTGTTGCCCAAGGGGGGCTGTTTACAAAAGGCGGGGTTGATAGACGATTTTTTTCTCGTCTGCGTTAGGAAGAGCTGGACCCAACATGGCCTCAATGAACTCAAACCCTTCTTTTCCCGGGGGGACAGGAATCGCCGGAAGGCTACGTTTAAGGGCCTGATTTCCCTCAATGGGGAGGTCCAGAACGAAGACGGGTCGGCCCATTGCGTGGGCTTTTTCTGCCGCATCCCAAGTGCCGCTTTGCCGTGGACGACCGTCTACTTCCTGGGCTTTGGGCCCCGTTTGGATGATTAAAACCGCATCCGCCAAACCCACTACAAGGCGGTTACGCCTCATGGCGTGGTGCGCCCGCCAAGGTAGATAGGGTTCCAGTTCGGACAGGAGAAGAAGGCGTTCTGATAGGTATTGTCCGAGTTTCCGCAACAGCCGAGTGGCGTCGGGACTCTTGAGGCCAAAGGGGACCACACCTATGGCGTAACCCCTTTCCAAAGCGCCCAATGTGGCTTCCCAGTCCACACCCCGAGCCAGGCCCGTTATTACCGTATAGGAGGCTTTAGCGAAGTACTCGGCCGCTTCGCGAGCCAAATGGAGGGCTTCTTCTAAGGCGTGGCGAGAGCCGAGAATGGCCAAAGCTTTAGTTGGGTTGGCCAAGTCCTCCCGTCCGAGAAAGTACAGGGAAGGGGGTTTGGCTAGGGGCCCCTTCAGCGAATCTTCTAGGCGTGAGGGGTACCCTGGGCTTCCAGGGAGAACCTTTTTCAAGGAGATAGCCATGCCTTCATGGTATCAGAAGGGTCCTGTGAGGGCGCTATGGTCAGCGCCCAGGCCTCTATGGTGTCAGCTCCAGCAGATAGGAGCCTATTTTGGCAAGCCTCGAGGTGGATCCCGTACCTACGATGTCGTCCAAGAGGAGAATCCTCTTCGGTAGGACCGCCCCTTTCTGAAGGTGGATGCGTTTTTCTAGCTCATGGGCACGAAGTTCATTGGGGATATTCTTAACGGGCACACCGTCTTCCTTGTGCAGTACGTGCTTTACAGGTAGGCCTAGGAGATTGCCAAGGGCTTCGGCTAGAAGAAGAACCGGTTGGTGGGAACGCTTTATGCTAGGAGGAGCTGGAACGACGGCTTCGTAAGAGGCGTTTACTCTACGTATTTGGTAGGCCAGAGTGGAGGCAAGAAGGTGGATCAAACCGTGTAGATCTGGAAAGGGAAGGTTTCCGTATTTGGCTCGGTAGAGGAGTTCACCCACGGGGGTGCGCAAGGGGGTTGGCATATGCTTGCTTTTTAGCGTATGAAGGTCAAGCGTTCGGACGCGAAGGGTGCCTGGCCCATGGAATATATAGGGTTGGAAAGCTACGGGAGGAAGGTATCCCTTTTCCAGTAAATAACGGGCGGTTTGGGAACCGATGGGCTCCTCGGTTATTCCCCGGACAAAAACCTCCCGGACAGGAATCCCGGGTTGGGTGGGACCAATAGGCCATTGCCGTAAGGCTTGGCCTTTTGGGGTGTTCAAGTCCTCTGGCCATAGAACGTGGATGTATTCTTCTGTGGGGGCTAGGAATACAGTTCCAATGGGCCAAAGAGAGGGCATACCTTTATTGTAGGTGCCCCTTTGGGGTGTAATAGGGCCTATGGCCGAGGTGGAAAGCTTTGCGTTGGACCACACCAAGGTTCAAGCGCCTTACGTGCGCTTGGCGGGAAGGAAAACGGTGGGGGGCGGCTTGGTGGAAAAGTACGACCTGCGCCTGGCCCAGCCCAACCGGGAGGCCATTCCCACAGGGGCCTTGCACACCCTCGAGCACCTTCTCGCCGGCTATCTACGGGACCACCTGGAAGGGGTCATTGACCTTTCCCCCATGGGGTGCCGCACCGGGTTTTACCTGGTGGTGGAGGGTCCTTTGGAGGAGGAGAGGGTCTTGGTGGCCTGGGAGCGAGCCTTGAGGGATGTGCTTGTGCATGAGGGCCCTATTCCCGGGGCTAGCTTCAAGGAATGCGGCAACTACCGGGACCACGACCTCCGTGGGGCCAAGGCTTGGGCGGAGAAGGTGTTGCGGGAAGGCCTGAAGGTGCAACCCACGATTCCCCTGGAGGGAAGGTGACCGCCTTTTTCGCCGCGGAGCCTGAGGAGGCTTCGGCGCTGAGGGAGGCTTTGGAGGTTAAGGAGGCCCTTGGGGCCCCTTTCCCCCTCCACCGGGCCCCGGGGGTCCTGGTGGCGGAAACCGGGGTGGGCAAGGTGGCGGCGGCCTCGGCGGTGGCCTATGTCCTGGCCCGCTTTGCCCCCAAGGAGAGCTACTTTCTGGGGGTAGCGGGGGCTTTGGATCCCTCCTTGCGGGCCTTGGACCTCCTCCTGGCGGAGAGGGCGGTGCAGTGGGACGTGGACCTCACCCCCTTTGGCCGGGAGCCTGGGGAAACGGCCTTTGGGGTGCGGTTCTTCCCCTCGGACCCTGCCCTTTTGGCGAAGGTGGAAAAGGCGGCGGAAAGCCTGGGCTTCCCCTTTCGGCGCGGGGTGGTGGCCACGGGGGACCGGTTTCTGGCGGATAGGGAGGAGGCCAGGAGGCTTGCGGGGCTTCACGGGGCCCAAGCGGTGGAGATGGAAGGGGCCGCGGCCCTCATGGTGGCCTGGCGCTTCCGCCATCCCATGGCCTTGGTACGGGTGGTAACCGACGGGGCGGGGGAAGAGGCCGCCAGGGACTTCCAGGCCTTTTTGCAAGGGGCCTCGAGGCGGCTTGGCCTCCTGGCCCCTGCCCTTTTGGCATACTGAAAGGGGAGGGGTCCATGGAAATCAAGCTTTTCGCGGGGAATGCCCACCCCGACCTGGCCCGGCGGGTGGCGGAGGCCCTGGGGGTTCCTCTGGGCAAGGCTTTGGTGGACCGTTTCCCCGATGGGGAGGTGCAGGTGCGGCTTCTGGAAAGCGTTCGGGGAGACGACGTCTACTTGATCCAGCCCACCAGCCCTCCCGTGAACGACCACCTCATGGAACTCCTCCTCCTGGCCGATGCCGCCAGGAGAAGCTCGGCGGGGCGCATCAACGCCGTCATCCCCTACTTCGGTTATGCCCGCCAGGATAAGCAGACCCAAGGCCGCGAGCCCGTCAGCGCCAAACTGGTGGCCAATCTCCTGGAAACCGTAGGGGTGCACCGGGTGATCGCCATTGACCTACATGCGCCCCAGATCCAGGGGTTCTTTGACATCCCCGTGGACCACCTTTCCGCCGTACGGCTTTTCGCCCGCTACCTCCAGGAAAAGGGGTACACGGAAAACGGGGTGGTGGTCTCCCCGGATGCCGGCCGGGCCGAGGAGGCCAGGCGGCTTTCCGAAAGGCTGGGCCTACCCTTTGCCATGCTGGCCAAGCGCCGCCACGGCCCCAAGGAAACCTCCGTCACCTACGTGATCGGGGAGGTGGCGGGGAAAAGGCCCTTGATCATAGACGACATCGTTTCCACCGGGGGCACCATCCGGCGGGGGGTGGAGGCGCTGCTCATGGCCGGGGCCTTACCCGAGATGGTGGTCATGGCCACCCACCCGGTCTTGGTGGGGGAGGCCCGGGAAAACCTCTCCCACCCGGCCATCCGGGAGGTGATCTTCACCGACACCATTCCCCTAAAGGACGGGGGGTATACGGTGCTTTCCACCGCCGAGCTCCTGGCCCAGGCCATTCAGCACGTGCACACCAACCAATCGGTGAGCGCCCTTATCTAAGCCCTGGTGAAAAAGGACACATGTCCCCCGGGGATGGGGTAAGCTACCCTCCGGGGGTTTTATGGCTAAAGTAGTCATCCACATTTTCCATGGGGAGCCCAGCAGCCTGAACACGGGGGTACACCTGGCCGAGCGCATCCGCCAAGTGAAGGAGGAGCGGGGGGTGGACTTGGAGGTCTACATCTTCGGGCCTGCCGAGCGGGCGCTTTTGGACCCTGCCTTGGCCGAGTACAACCAGGGGGTGGATAGCCTCGTGGCCCAGGGGGTGCCGGTGTACACCTGTCTTAACTCCGCTAGGGCTTTGGGGGCCGAGGAGGCCTTCAAGGCCCGGGGTATCCGGCTGGCCTATGCCCGGGATCGCTTCGTGGACTACGCCCTGGAAGGGGCTACGGTCTATAGCTTCTAGCCATGTCCCAGGCCTACCGCGTGGAAGTACGCCGCCAGGATGCCCAAAGGGCCCTGGCGGAGGCCCGGGGGTTCACCTTGGTCCTGGGGGCCCGCCGCGCCGACCTGGAGGCGGGGGTTAATCCGGTGGAAACCCTCCTGGCCGCACTGGGCAGTTGCCTTCTTACGGGTATCCAGTTTGTGGCGGAATCCTCCAAGGTGCCCTTGGAAGGGGCCAGGGTGGTCCTCGAGGCCAGCCGGGAGGACAAACCTCCGAGAATCGCCCAAATAGGCTTTGTTCTGTACCTGGAGAGCTCGGCTCCGGATGAAAGGTTGCAAAGGCTCTTTGAGCTAACCCTTAAAAACTCCACCCTCTACCAAAGCCTCAAGGACACCATTCCCATAGCGGGAAAGTGGGAGCGGGCATGAACCCGGTGGTGGTGGTAGGTCTCTTCTTGCTGGCCGTGGTGTCCGGCATGCTGGGCCTGGGGGTGGCCTTTGCCGCCGTGCCCTTCTTGAGCCTCTTTTTGCCGGATTTGGTCCACCAGGTTCAGCCCCTTTCCCTTCTCCTCAATGGGGTGACGGCTCTTTTTGCCGTCTTCGGCTTCGCCCAAAGCGGTTTGGTGGATTGGCGCAAGGCCATCCTTCTGGCCCTGGTTACCACCTCCTTCGCCCCGGTGGGAGCCTGGCTGGTGCAGCGGGTGGAGGTGCGGTATGTGTGGTGGATCTACCTGGGGGCGGTGGCCTACCTGGCTTACAACCTCTTTCGCCCCGTTTCCCCGAAGGCGCCTCGGGAAAACTTCCCCATGGCCTTGGCCTTGGCGGCCCCCATCTCGGTGCTTTCTGGGTTTTTGGGGGTAGGCCCGGGGTTCCTCCTCATGCCCACCCTAATCCTCACCGGCCACGACCCCAAGCGGGCTGCGGCCATCAACGCCTTTGCCGTGACGCCCCCTTCCTTCTCCTCCCTCCTGCCCCATCTCCCCACCGCCCGGCTGGACCTTGGGCTCACCCTTTCCCTGGTGGTGGCGGGGGCTTTGGGCAGTTACCTGGGCTCCCGCCTCACGAGCCTCTACCTGCCTTCTCAGCGCCTAAAGCAGCTTTTTGGGGTGCTGATCCTGCTGGTGACCCTTTACAAGGTCTTCTCCTAGGCGCGGGTGGATGGAAAGCGCAGGGATGTGCTAAGCTTTCCCTTAGTGTGCCCCTTAGGGGCCTTGGATAGTTCAGGAGGAGACATGGAATACCGTTTGCAAGCCCAGTACCGGGAGGGGGAGAAGCCCGCCGCTTTGCGCCGTGCGGGGAAGCTCCCCGGCGTCATCTACAACAAGCACCTGAACCGGAAGGTGTACGTGGAGCTGGGGGAGTTTGACAAGGTCTTCCGCCAGGCTTCCATTCACCAGGTGATCGTTCTGGAACTCCCCGATGGCCAGGAGCTTCCCACCCTGGTGCGCCAGGTGAACTTGGATAAGCGCCGGCGCCGCCCCGAGCACGTGGACTTCTACGTGCTCTCCGATGAGCCGGTGGAGATGTACATCCCCTTGCGCTTCGTGGGTACGCCCCAGGGGGTGCGGGAAGGTGGGGTGTTGCAGGAGATCCACCGGGACATCCTGGTCAGGGTTTCCCCGCGGAACATCCCCGAGTTCCTTGAGGTGGATGTCTCCAGCTTGGGCATTGGGGATAGCCTCCATGCCGCTGACCTGAAGCTTCCTGAAGGTGTTAAGCTGGCCGTTTCTCCCGAGGAGACCATCGCCGCGGTGGTGCCCCCTGAGGACGTGGAGAAGCTGGCGGCCGAGGTCCTCGAGGCCCCCGCCGAGCCCGAGGTGATCAAGAAGGGCAAGAAGGAAGAGGAGGAGTAATACCCCCCACCTTGGCTTTCGCCGAGGTGGGAACCCCGGTGCCTCCCTTTTCCGGGCTAGGCCCTCGAGCACCTCTGGAGCACCATATGGCGGGAAAGGGATAGGAGGTGGGATCGGCCAGCGGTCCCGCCTCCTTTTGGGGAGGGGGAGGAATGTTTTTGGTGGTGGGCCAGGGAAACCCGGGGGAGCGGTACGCCAAGACCCGGCACAACCTGGGGTTCATGGTCCTGGACCGGCTGGGGCTGGAGTTCCGCCCCAAGGGGGAGGCCCTTTTGGCCGAAGTGGAGGTGGCAGGGGAGAAGGGGATTTTCCTCAAGCCCCTCACCTACTACAACCTAAGCGGCCAGGCGGTAGCCCCCTTGGTGCGCTTTTACAAGATCCCTCCGGAGCGCCTTTTGGTGGTCCACGACGAGATGGACCTGCCTTTGGGGCGCTTGCGGCTACGGGCTGGAGGAAGCCCGGCGGGAAACCGGGGGGTGGCCTCCATCGCCGAGGCCCTGGGAACCGAGGCCTTTCACCGCCTGCGCCTGGGCATCGGCAAGCCCCCTGCCCGGGAGTTGGGGGCGGCGTATGTGCTTTCCCCCTTCCTCCCCGAGGAGTGGCCGGTGGTGGAGAGGGTCCTCGAGGCGGCCAAGGAGGCGGTGCTGTGCTGGGTTAGGGAAGGGCTTGCCCCGTGCGCCTCCCGCTACAACCGTCTGGACCTTTCCCAAGAGGGAGGCTAAGCTCTAGACATGGCCGCGCCTAGAGTCCTCCTCATCGCCGGGGGAAGGAGCCCCGAGCACGAGGTTTCCTTGCTCTCCGCCCAGGGGGTCTTGGAGCACATGCCCTTTCCCACCGAGCTCGCCGTGATCGCCAAGGATGGCCGGTGGCTTCTGGGCGAGGAGGCCCAGGAAGCCCTTAGGGCTGGCGTGGCCCTAGAGGGCCGGGATGCCTTCCCACCCTCCTTGGAATGGAGCCGGTTTGACGTGGTTTTCCCCTTGCTACACGGAAGATGGGGAGAGGACGGCACCCTTCAGGGTTTCCTGGAAATGCTAGGCAAGCCCTACGTGGGGGCGGGGGTGGCGGCCAGCGCCCTTTGCATGGACAAGGACTTAAGCAAGCGGGTCTTGGCCCAGGCGGGGATTCCCGTGGTGCCCTGGGTGGCGGTTTACCGGGGAGAGACCCCCCTTATTCCCTTTGACCCACCCTTTTTTGTCAAGCCCGCCAACACGGGTTCCAGCATCGGCATCCGCCGGGTGGAGGGGTACGCTGGGCTGGAGGAGGCCCTGGCGGAGGCCTTCCGCCACGACCAGAAGGCCGTGGTGGAGAAGGCCCTTTTGGGGGTGCGGGAGCTGGAGGTGGGGGTCTTGGGCAACATCTTTGGGGAAGCCAGCCCGGTGGGGGAGGTGCGCTATCGGGCGGCCTTTTACGACTATGCAACCAAGTACACCCCGGGGCGGGCGGAGCTTTTGATCCCGGCGCCCTTGGACCCGGGCACCCAGGAAACGGTGCAGGAGCTGGCCCTGAAGGCCTATAGGCTTCTGGGCATCCGGGGCATGGCCCGGGTGGACTTCTTCCTGGCGGAGGGGGAGGTCTACCTCAACGAGATCAACACCATCCCCGGCTTCACCCCCACCAGCATGTACCCCAGGCTTTTCGCCGCCGGGGGGCTTCCTTACCCCGAGCTCCTCAGGCGGCTGGTGGAGCTGGCCTTGGAGTAGCCACCCCCCGGGTGGGTTGGCCGTAAGGGCCCTTTTCCCCTGGCATTCCCCTAGCCTCTGCGCTAGGATGGAATCCTGAAGGGAAAGGGGGTCTTATGGACCTTTTGGCGAGGCTTGGCCTTTTTGGACGTCGGGTCCTCCTCTTGCACCACGACGACCTGGGCCTGACCCATGCGCAAAACAGCGCCTACCAGGCCCTGGGCTTTCCCACGGGAAGCGTGATGGTGCCAGGGGCCTGGGCCAGCGGGGTGAGGGGGGAGGATTTGGGGGTGCACCTGGTGCTCACCAGCGAGTGGCCCGCTCCCCGGATGCGGCCCCTGACGGAAGGGGAAAGCCTTAGGGACGAGGCGGGGTATTTCCCGAGTTCCTTGGAGGTTCTGTGGCAAAGGGCCCGCCTCGAGGAGGTGGAACGGGAGCTAAGGGCCCAGATTGAGGCGGCCAAAAGGCTTTTCTCGCCCACCCACGTGGATACCCACCAAGGGGCGGTACTAAGGCCCGACCTGGCGGAGGTTTACCTGCGGTTGGCCCAGGAGTACCACCTGGTGCCCTTGGTGCCGGAGAGCCTCGAGGGCCTCGGGGTCCCCAGCGTCTTCCTACCGGACCTGGAACGGCTCCTAGCCCAGGCCCCCTTTCCCAAGGTGCGCTTCCTGGACGCCTACGGCCTTCCCCCGGAGGAATGCCTGGGTTTCTATTTGGACCTGGCCAAGTTACCGCCAGGCCTTTATCACGTCGTCCACCACAGCGCCCTCCCAACCCCTGAGGGCCGGGCCCTTCCCGACTGGCAGACCCGGGAGGCCGACTATTTTGCCCTTTCCCACCCCGAGGTGCGGAGGGTTTTGGCGGAGTTCCACCCCCTGACGTGGCGGATGGTCCGGGATGCGCTTTAGAAGGAGGCGATGATGAAAAAGTGGCGCTACGCCTCGGGGCAGCTGGGGCTTACCTTGGTTTCCGAAAGCTTTGGCACCTATCTGGCCTTCTTTTATCTGGAAAAGCTGGGCCTTTCCGCCGCCTTCTATGCCCTGGCCCGCACGGTGTATGCCTTCTGGGATGCCGTGAATGACCCCCTATTCGGCCACCTTTCCGATCGTACCAAAACCCGCCTGGGCCGCAGGCGCCCTTGGCTCCTTTTGGGGATACCCCTTTTCCTCCTTTTCTACATCCTGGTCTTCTGGGTGCCCGAGTGGGCCCGCTCCCCTGCGGTTTTGCCCTATTACTTCGCCGTGGGCATCGTGCTTTATGAAACCATGGCCACCGTGGTCTGGACCAACTACGGGGCTCTATTCCCGGAGATGTTCCGGGGCCTCTCCGAAAGGGCAGGGGCCGCCGCCTTAAAGCGGGGCACCGAGCTTTTCGGCCTCATCCTGGGGATTGCCCTGGCCCCTTTGGTCTACGCCCAGGTGGGTTTCCTGGGCATGGCCCTTTTCTTCTCTGTCCTTGCCCTTTTGGCCTTCCTCCTCTTTCTCCCGGGCATCCAGGAAGACCCCAGGGCGGAAAGCGGGCTTGGGCTTCGGGAGTCCTTCCGCCTGGTCCTGGCCAACCGGGCCTTTTGGGTGGTGGCCTTGGTGGGGCTTCTCTTTGAGTTTGGGCGCATGGTGATCCAGACGGGCATGGCCTTCTACGCCAAGCACAGCCTGGGCTTGCCCGAGGCGGCCACCACCTTCCTCTTCGCCGCGGTCTTCCTGGTGGCCCTGCCCTCCGTCTTCCTCTGGGGAAGGCTTGCGGGGGCCTTGGGGGGGAAGCGGGCCTGGCGGCTGGCCCACCTTCTCATGGGCTTGGCGGCCCTGCTCCTCTTCCTGCCGCAAAGCCTTTTCCCCGCCATCCTGGTGGGGGCCTTGGTGGGGGTGGGGTTTGCCGGGGTGCGGGTCACGGGGGAGGTGGTGATGGCTAAGGTGATTGACCTGGACGCCGAGAGGACGGGAACCCGGCGGGAAGGGGCCTACTACAGCCTGGTGGGGCTTTTGGGCCGGGCTTCGGGGGCTTTGGTGGGGCTTTCCTTCGCCCTTCTCGGTCCCCTTTTCGGCTACGTGAGCGGGGAGAACCCCGGCCCCAACCCGGGCTTGGCCTTCCGCTTCCTGGTGGCGGTGATCCCGGGGGTGGCCATCCTGCTGGCCTATTTCCTCACGGCCTTCTTCCCCCACGAGATAAAGGAGTGAGGAACCCCATGAAGCTGGACCCCAACCACCCCAGGCCCACCCTTCAGCGCCCGAGCTGGAAGGCCCTCGAGGGCCCCTGGGACTTGGCCCTAAGCGAGGCGGAACGGCCAGAAAGGGTGCGCTTCGGTCGCAAGATCCTGGTTCCCTTCCCGCCTGAGGCCCCGGGTAGCGGGGTGGACGAGCCTTTGGTGGAGGTGGCCTGGTACCGGAGGGTTTTGCGCCTGAGGCCAAGGCCTGGCTGGCGGGTTTTCCTGCGCTTCGGGGCCGTGGACTACCGGGCGGAGGTCTTTTTGGATGGGGTGAGGGTTTTGGCGCATGAGGGCGGGCACACCCCTTTTAGCCTGGAACTCACCCCTTTGGCCAATAGGCCCCTCGAGGTCCTGGTGCGGGCCGAGGATGACCCCTGGGATGCGGAAAAGCCCCGGGGAAAGCAGGCCTTGGCGGAGCCCGAGGGAATCTTCTATCCCCGGACCACGGGGATATGGCAGCCGGTATGGTTGGAGTGGGTACCGGAAAGCCATATCGCCGCCTTGCGCCTAACCCCGGACCTGAAGGCTTTGGGCTTCCACCTGGAGGTGCGGGCCCTGGGGGAAGGGGATGGGGTGGAGGTGGCCCTTTTCCCGGGGGCAAGGGGGGAGGGGTTGGTGGCGGAAAGGCCTTGGTTGGAGGCCCGCTTTCCCCTTTTGGGTGGGCTTGCCCGGGGGTTTTTGGGGCTTCCCTTCAAGGGAAACGCGGAGGCCTTCTACTGGCGCCCGGAAAACCCGGTGCTCTTCCCCTTGCGCCTCCGCCTCCTTAGGGGAAGGCGGGTGTTGGACGAGGTCTATTCCTACGGGGGCCTAAGGGAGGTTTCCGCCAGGCAGGGGGTCTTCTTCCTCAACGGGGAGCCCTACTTCCCCAAGCTGGCCTTGGACCAGGGGCTTTGGCCCGAAGGCCACCTGGCGGCCCCAGGCCTATCCGCCCTTAGGCGGGACGTGGAGCTGGCCCAAGCCTTGGGCTTCAATGGGGTGCGCAAGCACCAGAAGCTGGAAGACCCCCGCTACCTCCACCTGGCGGACCGGCTTGGGCTTTTGGTGTTTGCCGAGATGCCCAGTTTCTTCCGCTTCTCCCCGACTGCGGCCCGGCGTTACCTGGCCGAACTCCAGGTGGCTTTGGAGCGGGACTATAACCACCCCAGCGTGGTGGCCTGGGTCCTTTTCAACGAAAGCTGGGGGCTTGCTCCCTGGAGGCGGGAAACCCAGGCCTTCCTCCAAGGGGTCTTCCTGCTAGCCCGTGCCTTGGATCCCAGCCGCCTTTTGGTGGACAACGACGGTTGGGAACACGGACCTTTTTGGGACCTCTACACCGTGCACGACTACGCTCCCCCCGAGGTCCTCTCCCGGCGGTACGGGCAAGGGGGCTTTCCCTTGGCCCCCATGGGCCGCCCCCTTTCCCAGGAGGGTGTTCCCGATGGGGTGTGGCCCCTTCTTTCCGAGTTTGGAGGGCTTAGGCTAAGGGGTCCTACCCCGGGCTGGGGGTACCGGGAGGTGGAGGGGGAAGAGGCCTTCTTGGCGGAAGTTCTGCGCTACGTGCAGGCGGTGTGCGAAAGCCGTCTAAGCGGGTTTGGCTACACCCAGCTCTACGACACCTTCCAGGAGGAAAACGGGCTTTTGGACTTTTGGCGTAGGCCCAAGGTGCCCCCGGAAAGGGTGCGGGCCTTGCTGGAAGGGTGCGAGGTGAGGCGGATCCTTTTTGAGTAGGGAGGGGAGGATATGGGTGCACCCCGAAAAGGTTGGCTGAAAACGCTTTGGAGTGTGGGGAAAACCGTGGCCTTCCTGGGCCCGGGCGTTATCCTTCTCGCCCTCCAGTACGCCCGGAGGAGGGACCAGCTGGAGGCTCTAGAGGGGAGGGCCCCCATGGCGGAGGCTTGGCAGGGGGTGGGGAGGCCTAGGAACCTCGAGGCCATTCCCGGGGGGGTTAGGGTCTACTTTCAAGAGGCCACGCCCGGTCGCGGGCAGGATCCCTATCTGGAAGCGGTCTTCCTCGGCGAGGACCTCCTCCGCCTCACCTGGTTTCCCGGGGAGCCTGTGCCGCCCTATGCCCTGGCGGGCGGCACACCCCCCGCCTTTGAGCCCGAGCGCCTGAAGACCCAGGAGGGCTACCTCCTAAAGACCCCTCGCCTGGCCCTACGCCTGGAGGGGGAAGGCTTAAGCCTCTGGGACGGGGAGGAAAGGCTTTTGCGGCAAGAATCTTATCCCGAACGCTTAGGGCCTGCTTGGCGGCACCGGGTGCGCCTCGTTCCGGGGGAGAGGGTTTTGGGCCTCGGGGAGAGGGCCCATCCCCTGGACCGCCGGGGTGGGGTCTTCCGCTTCTGGAACCGGGACCCTGGGGGAAGCTACGGCCTTGGGGAGGACCCCCTTTACCTTTCGGTGCCCCTTTGGCTTTCCCTCCTTCACGAGGGGGGGTACCTGGCCTTCTACGAGAACCCTGCGGACGGCTTTGCCGACCTTCGGGGGGAGGAGGCCTTGGTGGGCTTTTGGGGTGGCCCCTTCCGCTACTACCTGATTCCAGGGCCCCTGGAAGAGGCTTTGGCCCGTTATGTGCAGCTCACCGGCCTTCCCCCTTTGCCGCCCCGCTTTGCCTTGGGCTTCCAGTATGCCCGCTGGGGGCTTGGGACGAGGAGGGAGGTGGAGGAGGTGGTGGAGGGCTTCCTTAAGCGGGGTCTCCCTTTAAGGGCCGTGCACCTGGACATA is from Thermus albus and encodes:
- a CDS encoding DNA-processing protein DprA — its product is MAISLKKVLPGSPGYPSRLEDSLKGPLAKPPSLYFLGREDLANPTKALAILGSRHALEEALHLAREAAEYFAKASYTVITGLARGVDWEATLGALERGYAIGVVPFGLKSPDATRLLRKLGQYLSERLLLLSELEPYLPWRAHHAMRRNRLVVGLADAVLIIQTGPKAQEVDGRPRQSGTWDAAEKAHAMGRPVFVLDLPIEGNQALKRSLPAIPVPPGKEGFEFIEAMLGPALPNADEKKIVYQPRLL
- a CDS encoding ComF family protein, giving the protein MRTPVGELLYRAKYGNLPFPDLHGLIHLLASTLAYQIRRVNASYEAVVPAPPSIKRSHQPVLLLAEALGNLLGLPVKHVLHKEDGVPVKNIPNELRAHELEKRIHLQKGAVLPKRILLLDDIVGTGSTSRLAKIGSYLLELTP
- a CDS encoding S-ribosylhomocysteine lyase, with the translated sequence MAEVESFALDHTKVQAPYVRLAGRKTVGGGLVEKYDLRLAQPNREAIPTGALHTLEHLLAGYLRDHLEGVIDLSPMGCRTGFYLVVEGPLEEERVLVAWERALRDVLVHEGPIPGASFKECGNYRDHDLRGAKAWAEKVLREGLKVQPTIPLEGR
- the mtnN gene encoding 5'-methylthioadenosine/S-adenosylhomocysteine nucleosidase; translation: MTAFFAAEPEEASALREALEVKEALGAPFPLHRAPGVLVAETGVGKVAAASAVAYVLARFAPKESYFLGVAGALDPSLRALDLLLAERAVQWDVDLTPFGREPGETAFGVRFFPSDPALLAKVEKAAESLGFPFRRGVVATGDRFLADREEARRLAGLHGAQAVEMEGAAALMVAWRFRHPMALVRVVTDGAGEEAARDFQAFLQGASRRLGLLAPALLAY
- a CDS encoding ribose-phosphate diphosphokinase; amino-acid sequence: MEIKLFAGNAHPDLARRVAEALGVPLGKALVDRFPDGEVQVRLLESVRGDDVYLIQPTSPPVNDHLMELLLLADAARRSSAGRINAVIPYFGYARQDKQTQGREPVSAKLVANLLETVGVHRVIAIDLHAPQIQGFFDIPVDHLSAVRLFARYLQEKGYTENGVVVSPDAGRAEEARRLSERLGLPFAMLAKRRHGPKETSVTYVIGEVAGKRPLIIDDIVSTGGTIRRGVEALLMAGALPEMVVMATHPVLVGEARENLSHPAIREVIFTDTIPLKDGGYTVLSTAELLAQAIQHVHTNQSVSALI
- a CDS encoding OsmC family protein → MSQAYRVEVRRQDAQRALAEARGFTLVLGARRADLEAGVNPVETLLAALGSCLLTGIQFVAESSKVPLEGARVVLEASREDKPPRIAQIGFVLYLESSAPDERLQRLFELTLKNSTLYQSLKDTIPIAGKWERA
- a CDS encoding sulfite exporter TauE/SafE family protein — translated: MNPVVVVGLFLLAVVSGMLGLGVAFAAVPFLSLFLPDLVHQVQPLSLLLNGVTALFAVFGFAQSGLVDWRKAILLALVTTSFAPVGAWLVQRVEVRYVWWIYLGAVAYLAYNLFRPVSPKAPRENFPMALALAAPISVLSGFLGVGPGFLLMPTLILTGHDPKRAAAINAFAVTPPSFSSLLPHLPTARLDLGLTLSLVVAGALGSYLGSRLTSLYLPSQRLKQLFGVLILLVTLYKVFS
- a CDS encoding 50S ribosomal protein L25; the encoded protein is MEYRLQAQYREGEKPAALRRAGKLPGVIYNKHLNRKVYVELGEFDKVFRQASIHQVIVLELPDGQELPTLVRQVNLDKRRRRPEHVDFYVLSDEPVEMYIPLRFVGTPQGVREGGVLQEIHRDILVRVSPRNIPEFLEVDVSSLGIGDSLHAADLKLPEGVKLAVSPEETIAAVVPPEDVEKLAAEVLEAPAEPEVIKKGKKEEEE
- the pth gene encoding aminoacyl-tRNA hydrolase, yielding MFLVVGQGNPGERYAKTRHNLGFMVLDRLGLEFRPKGEALLAEVEVAGEKGIFLKPLTYYNLSGQAVAPLVRFYKIPPERLLVVHDEMDLPLGRLRLRAGGSPAGNRGVASIAEALGTEAFHRLRLGIGKPPARELGAAYVLSPFLPEEWPVVERVLEAAKEAVLCWVREGLAPCASRYNRLDLSQEGG
- the ddl gene encoding D-alanine--D-alanine ligase, yielding MAAPRVLLIAGGRSPEHEVSLLSAQGVLEHMPFPTELAVIAKDGRWLLGEEAQEALRAGVALEGRDAFPPSLEWSRFDVVFPLLHGRWGEDGTLQGFLEMLGKPYVGAGVAASALCMDKDLSKRVLAQAGIPVVPWVAVYRGETPLIPFDPPFFVKPANTGSSIGIRRVEGYAGLEEALAEAFRHDQKAVVEKALLGVRELEVGVLGNIFGEASPVGEVRYRAAFYDYATKYTPGRAELLIPAPLDPGTQETVQELALKAYRLLGIRGMARVDFFLAEGEVYLNEINTIPGFTPTSMYPRLFAAGGLPYPELLRRLVELALE